From a single Mycolicibacterium moriokaense genomic region:
- the mutT1 gene encoding 8-oxo-(d)GTP phosphatase MutT1, with protein MPKEIPDAVPTGKAVLAAGAVLWRPGDDPAIPEVAIIHRPRYDDWSLPKGKVDPGETEPVTAVREVSEETGYTAHLGRRLAAVSYPIDQGIKKVRYWSARAIGGEFTPNDEVDELKWLPASQAVKTLGYPHDRKVLRRFMKLPAETKTVLIVRHGTAGSKSRYKGDDRHRPLDKRGRAQAESLVGVLLAFGADTLYAADRTRCRQTLEPLAEELGATIECEPLLTEEAYADNRKAARNRFLEIAASDGTPVICTQGKVIPDLISWWCERDGVRPDKSRNRKGSTWVLSMFDGHVIAADHIGSPLAVKK; from the coding sequence GTGCCGAAGGAGATCCCCGACGCCGTTCCTACGGGCAAGGCCGTTCTTGCCGCGGGTGCGGTGCTGTGGCGTCCCGGTGATGATCCCGCCATCCCCGAAGTCGCGATCATCCATCGACCCCGGTACGACGACTGGTCACTTCCGAAGGGCAAAGTCGACCCCGGTGAAACCGAACCTGTGACCGCCGTGCGCGAGGTGTCCGAGGAGACCGGCTACACAGCGCATCTCGGTCGTCGCCTCGCCGCCGTGAGTTACCCCATCGACCAGGGCATCAAGAAGGTGCGGTATTGGTCCGCGCGCGCCATCGGCGGTGAGTTCACCCCGAACGACGAAGTCGACGAACTCAAGTGGCTGCCCGCCTCCCAAGCCGTGAAGACACTCGGTTATCCGCATGACCGAAAGGTGCTACGCCGCTTCATGAAGCTGCCCGCCGAAACGAAGACGGTGCTGATTGTCAGGCACGGCACCGCGGGTAGTAAGTCCCGCTACAAAGGTGACGACCGACACCGTCCATTGGACAAGCGCGGGCGTGCGCAGGCCGAATCTCTCGTCGGAGTGCTGCTGGCGTTCGGCGCCGATACGCTCTACGCCGCTGACCGGACACGCTGCAGGCAGACGCTCGAACCGTTGGCCGAGGAACTCGGCGCCACCATCGAGTGTGAACCGCTGCTGACCGAGGAAGCCTACGCCGACAACCGCAAGGCGGCCCGCAACCGTTTCCTCGAGATCGCCGCGTCCGACGGCACACCGGTGATCTGCACGCAGGGCAAGGTGATTCCGGATCTCATCTCATGGTGGTGTGAGCGCGACGGTGTTCGTCCCGACAAGTCGCGCAATCGCAAGGGCAGCACGTGGGTGTTGTCGATGTTCGACGGACATGTGATCGCCGCCGACCACATCGGAAGTCCGCTCGCCGTCAAGAAGTAA
- a CDS encoding HU family DNA-binding protein → MNKAELIDVLTEKLGSDRRSATLAVENVVDTIVRAVHKGDSVTITGFGVFEQRRRAARVARNPRTGETVKVKPTSVPAFRPGAQFKAVVSGAQRLPAEGPAVKRGVTAGGARKAVKKAAAKKAAKKAVKRAAVKKAVKKTAAKKAVKRTAAKKAVKKAAAKKTVKKAAAKKTVKKAAAKKTVKRAAAKKAVKRSPAKKAVKRAPAKKGRR, encoded by the coding sequence ATGAACAAAGCGGAGCTCATCGACGTACTCACGGAGAAATTGGGCTCGGATCGTCGGTCGGCAACCCTCGCGGTGGAGAATGTCGTAGACACCATCGTGCGTGCGGTTCACAAGGGTGACAGCGTCACAATTACCGGCTTCGGCGTTTTCGAACAGCGCCGTCGTGCCGCTCGTGTTGCGCGTAACCCGCGCACCGGCGAGACCGTGAAAGTCAAGCCAACGTCCGTACCGGCATTCCGGCCAGGTGCTCAGTTCAAAGCGGTTGTCTCTGGCGCACAGCGCCTCCCAGCGGAAGGACCAGCAGTGAAGCGTGGTGTGACTGCGGGCGGTGCCCGCAAGGCCGTGAAGAAGGCTGCGGCCAAGAAGGCGGCCAAGAAGGCTGTGAAGAGAGCAGCCGTCAAGAAGGCTGTGAAGAAGACCGCAGCCAAGAAGGCCGTGAAGCGCACCGCCGCTAAGAAGGCCGTGAAGAAGGCAGCAGCCAAGAAGACCGTGAAGAAGGCGGCAGCCAAGAAGACGGTCAAGAAGGCAGCAGCCAAGAAGACGGTCAAGCGTGCCGCGGCCAAGAAGGCGGTGAAGCGCTCGCCGGCCAAGAAGGCTGTGAAGCGCGCTCCGGCCAAGAAGGGCCGCCGGTAG
- the leuD gene encoding 3-isopropylmalate dehydratase small subunit, which produces MEPFRTHTGIGVPLRRSNVDTDQIIPAVYLKRVTRTGFEDGLFAAWRTDPTFVLNVSPFDKGSVLVAGPDFGTGSSREHAVWALMDFGFRVVISSRFADIFRGNAGKAGLLAAQVAQDDVELLWKLLEEQPGMEITVNLQDRNVVAGTVMVPFNIDDYTAWRLLEGLDDIGITLRKCDEIEEYEARRPSWKPRTLTT; this is translated from the coding sequence ATGGAACCATTCCGCACGCATACCGGTATCGGCGTTCCGCTTCGGCGCTCCAATGTCGACACCGACCAAATCATTCCCGCGGTCTATTTGAAGCGGGTAACCCGAACGGGTTTCGAGGACGGTTTGTTCGCCGCGTGGCGGACCGACCCCACGTTCGTGCTCAATGTCTCACCGTTCGACAAAGGCTCGGTGTTGGTCGCGGGCCCCGATTTCGGCACCGGTTCGTCGCGCGAGCACGCCGTCTGGGCACTGATGGACTTTGGATTCAGAGTCGTCATCTCGTCGCGCTTCGCCGATATTTTTCGGGGCAACGCGGGTAAGGCGGGCCTCTTGGCGGCGCAAGTCGCCCAAGATGATGTCGAACTGTTGTGGAAGCTCCTCGAGGAGCAGCCAGGCATGGAAATTACTGTGAATCTTCAAGATCGGAACGTGGTCGCCGGAACGGTCATGGTGCCGTTCAACATTGACGATTACACCGCCTGGCGACTTCTCGAAGGACTCGACGATATAGGCATTACGCTGCGGAAATGCGATGAAATCGAGGAGTACGAGGCGCGTCGTCCGAGCTGGAAACCACGCACGCTGACAACGTGA
- the leuC gene encoding 3-isopropylmalate dehydratase large subunit: MVTEEKPRTLAEKVWDDHVVAYGSGEGAAREPDLIYIDLHLVHEVTSPQAFDGLRLNGRAVRRPDLTIATEDHNVPTIDIDKPIADPVSRTQVETLRRNCEEFGIRLHSMGDAEQGIVHIIGPQLGLTQPGMTVVCGDSHTSTHGAFGALAMGIGTSEVEHVLATQTLPLRPFKTMAVNVDGRLPAGVSAKDIILAVIAKIGTGGGQGYVIEYRGSAIESLSMEGRMTICNMSIEAGARAGMVAPDETTFEFLRGRPHAPKGADWDAAVAAWQQLRTDEGAEFDTEVYIDASTLSPFVTWGTNPGQGVPLSASVPDPELIVDEGERQSAEKALAYMDLRPGTAMRDIAVDTVFVGSCTNGRIEDLRVVADVLKGRKVADDVRMLIVPGSMRVRAQAESEGLGEIFTAAGAEWRQAGCSMCLGMNPDQLSPGQRCASTSNRNFEGRQGKGGRTHLVSPAVAAATAVRGTLSSPADLT, translated from the coding sequence ATGGTTACCGAAGAGAAGCCGCGCACGCTGGCAGAGAAAGTGTGGGACGACCATGTCGTCGCCTACGGTTCCGGCGAAGGTGCCGCGCGCGAGCCCGACCTCATCTACATCGACCTGCACCTCGTCCATGAGGTGACTAGCCCGCAGGCATTCGACGGGCTTCGACTCAACGGCCGCGCGGTGCGCAGGCCCGATCTGACCATCGCCACTGAGGACCACAACGTCCCGACGATCGACATCGACAAACCGATCGCCGACCCGGTGTCACGCACGCAGGTCGAAACGCTGCGTCGCAATTGCGAGGAGTTCGGCATCCGTCTGCACTCGATGGGTGATGCAGAACAGGGCATCGTTCACATCATCGGACCGCAGCTGGGGCTGACGCAGCCGGGCATGACGGTCGTGTGTGGCGACAGCCACACGTCGACGCACGGTGCGTTCGGCGCGCTCGCGATGGGCATCGGTACTTCCGAGGTCGAGCACGTTCTCGCGACGCAGACGCTGCCGCTGCGGCCGTTCAAGACGATGGCGGTCAACGTCGACGGCCGACTGCCCGCCGGTGTGAGCGCCAAGGACATCATCCTCGCGGTGATCGCGAAGATCGGCACCGGCGGGGGACAGGGATACGTCATCGAATACCGCGGCAGCGCCATCGAATCGCTGTCGATGGAAGGCCGCATGACGATCTGCAACATGAGCATCGAGGCGGGCGCACGGGCAGGCATGGTCGCGCCCGACGAGACAACCTTCGAGTTCCTGCGTGGTCGTCCGCACGCACCGAAAGGTGCCGATTGGGATGCGGCGGTGGCGGCGTGGCAGCAGCTGCGCACCGATGAGGGCGCCGAGTTCGACACCGAGGTGTACATCGACGCCTCGACCTTGAGCCCGTTCGTCACGTGGGGTACCAACCCCGGGCAGGGCGTCCCGCTCTCGGCGTCGGTGCCAGATCCCGAATTGATCGTCGACGAAGGCGAACGCCAGTCCGCCGAGAAAGCGTTGGCGTACATGGACCTTCGGCCCGGTACGGCGATGCGCGACATCGCCGTCGACACCGTTTTCGTGGGCTCGTGCACGAACGGTCGAATCGAGGACCTGCGGGTGGTCGCCGATGTGTTGAAAGGCCGCAAGGTCGCCGACGACGTGCGGATGCTCATTGTGCCCGGCTCGATGCGCGTGCGTGCACAGGCTGAATCGGAGGGTCTGGGCGAAATCTTCACCGCCGCCGGCGCTGAGTGGCGGCAGGCTGGTTGTTCGATGTGTCTTGGAATGAATCCAGATCAACTGTCCCCGGGACAGCGTTGCGCATCGACGTCGAACCGAAATTTCGAAGGTCGCCAAGGTAAGGGTGGCCGCACACATTTGGTGTCTCCAGCGGTCGCCGCCGCCACCGCTGTGCGCGGCACGTTGTCCTCACCCGCAGATCTGACTTAG
- a CDS encoding IclR family transcriptional regulator, producing the protein MRQDSGIGVLDKAVGVLHAVAESPCGLAELCERTGLPRATAHRLAAGLEVHRLLTRNGDGRWRLGPGLTELAAQVNDPLLAAGAVVLPRLREITGESVQLYRREGTSRICVAALEPPAGLRDTVPVGTRLPMTAGSGAKVLLAYADVATQQAVLPAAKFTDRTLAEVRKRGWAQSAAEREPGVASVSAPVRDAHGTVIAAVSVSGPIDRMGRRPGARWAADLLAASEALTRRL; encoded by the coding sequence GTGAGACAGGATAGCGGCATCGGCGTGTTAGACAAAGCGGTGGGCGTGCTGCACGCCGTCGCCGAGTCACCATGCGGACTCGCCGAGTTGTGCGAACGCACCGGGCTGCCGCGGGCCACCGCGCATCGGCTGGCCGCAGGCCTGGAGGTGCACCGGCTGCTGACCCGCAACGGAGACGGCCGATGGCGGCTGGGACCCGGGCTCACCGAGTTGGCGGCGCAGGTCAACGACCCGCTGCTGGCCGCTGGCGCGGTGGTACTGCCCCGCCTGCGCGAGATCACCGGCGAAAGCGTTCAGCTGTACCGCCGCGAAGGCACCTCACGCATCTGTGTCGCCGCGCTCGAACCACCTGCAGGGCTTCGCGATACCGTGCCGGTCGGCACGAGACTTCCGATGACGGCCGGCTCAGGGGCCAAGGTGCTGCTTGCCTACGCCGACGTCGCCACCCAACAGGCGGTGCTGCCCGCGGCGAAGTTCACCGATCGGACGCTGGCCGAGGTACGCAAACGCGGTTGGGCGCAGAGCGCCGCCGAACGCGAACCGGGCGTGGCGAGTGTGTCCGCACCAGTGCGCGATGCGCACGGCACGGTGATTGCCGCGGTGTCGGTGTCCGGCCCCATCGACCGAATGGGCCGACGGCCGGGAGCGCGTTGGGCTGCTGATCTGTTGGCCGCTTCCGAGGCGCTTACGCGCCGATTGTGA
- the sulP gene encoding sulfate permease — MISTMGNLRSLSGWLPGVAQFRNYERAWLRGDVLAGLTVTAYLVPQVMAYATLAGLPAVVGLWVAVVALAVYVLLGSSRKLSVGPESTTALMTIAVLAPLALGDGERYAMLAALLAILVGAVSFLAALARLGFLANMLSKPVLIGYMTGIALLMIASQLGKVTGTAVEGANFIQLIRSFITNIDECHWPTIVLAVGVLLLLEGLGRWVPRAPGPLIAVLAAAAAVALLSLQAKGISVVGSIPSGWPTLGAPRVHPSDAVALILPAVGIAIVAFSDNVLTARAFAAREGEEIDANAELRALGVANLGVGLTHGFPVSSSGSRTAVGDTVGSRTQLYSIVAVVTVLAVLLWGRGVLAHFPTAALGALVVYAACRLIDVGGYRRLARFRRSELLLAVATAAAVLGVGVLYGVLAAVTLSILDLLRRVAHAHDSVLGFVPGIPGMHDIEDYPEATSIPGLVIYRYDAPLCFANAQDFRRRALAAVTENDGPVEWFVLNAEANVEVDLTALDALDALREDLARRGVVFAMARVKQDLRQALDAAGLLEKIGEDRIFMTLPTAVEAFRERRDDRD, encoded by the coding sequence CTGATTTCCACTATGGGCAACCTGCGAAGCCTTAGCGGTTGGCTGCCGGGCGTCGCGCAGTTTCGGAACTACGAGCGCGCCTGGCTACGCGGCGATGTCCTCGCGGGGCTGACCGTCACGGCCTACCTCGTTCCGCAGGTGATGGCCTATGCCACCTTGGCCGGCCTGCCCGCTGTCGTCGGGTTGTGGGTCGCGGTGGTTGCGTTGGCGGTCTACGTACTCCTCGGCTCGTCGCGCAAGCTGTCGGTGGGGCCCGAATCGACCACCGCGTTGATGACGATTGCCGTTCTCGCCCCGCTCGCCCTCGGTGACGGCGAGCGATACGCCATGCTCGCGGCGCTGCTGGCGATTCTCGTCGGAGCCGTATCTTTCCTCGCGGCGCTGGCGCGGTTGGGGTTTCTGGCCAACATGTTGTCCAAACCCGTGCTCATCGGCTATATGACCGGCATCGCGCTGTTGATGATCGCGAGCCAACTCGGCAAGGTCACGGGTACCGCGGTGGAGGGTGCCAACTTCATCCAACTGATCCGGTCGTTCATCACCAACATCGACGAGTGCCATTGGCCGACGATCGTGCTCGCCGTGGGTGTGCTGCTGCTGTTGGAAGGGCTTGGGCGGTGGGTGCCGCGAGCGCCTGGGCCGTTGATCGCCGTGCTCGCGGCGGCGGCCGCGGTGGCGCTGCTGTCGTTGCAGGCCAAGGGAATCAGCGTGGTCGGCTCGATCCCGAGTGGCTGGCCGACGCTGGGGGCGCCCCGCGTGCATCCCAGTGACGCCGTTGCGCTGATTCTGCCTGCGGTCGGAATCGCGATCGTCGCCTTCTCCGACAATGTGTTGACCGCGCGTGCATTCGCTGCTCGCGAGGGCGAGGAGATCGACGCCAATGCCGAGCTGCGTGCGCTCGGGGTCGCCAACCTGGGTGTGGGTTTGACACACGGATTCCCGGTGAGTTCAAGCGGATCCCGCACCGCAGTCGGAGATACCGTAGGCAGCCGCACCCAGTTGTATTCGATCGTTGCGGTGGTGACCGTGCTGGCGGTGTTGTTGTGGGGACGAGGTGTGCTGGCCCACTTTCCGACAGCTGCGCTGGGGGCTCTGGTCGTCTACGCCGCCTGCCGGTTGATCGACGTCGGTGGGTACCGCCGGCTCGCGCGGTTTCGCCGCAGCGAGTTGCTCCTGGCGGTGGCAACCGCCGCGGCCGTCCTCGGTGTCGGTGTGCTGTACGGGGTGCTCGCAGCGGTAACGCTTTCCATCCTGGATCTGCTGCGCCGCGTCGCGCATGCCCATGACAGCGTTCTCGGCTTCGTCCCCGGCATCCCGGGGATGCACGACATCGAGGACTACCCGGAGGCCACCTCGATACCGGGACTCGTGATCTATCGGTATGACGCCCCGCTGTGCTTTGCGAACGCACAGGACTTCCGGCGCCGGGCGCTGGCGGCCGTGACCGAAAACGATGGACCCGTCGAGTGGTTCGTGCTGAACGCCGAGGCGAACGTCGAAGTCGATCTCACCGCGCTCGATGCGCTCGATGCGCTGCGCGAGGATCTCGCGCGCCGCGGCGTCGTCTTCGCGATGGCACGGGTCAAACAGGATCTGCGGCAGGCGCTCGACGCCGCGGGTCTGCTGGAAAAGATCGGCGAGGACCGGATCTTCATGACGCTGCCGACTGCGGTCGAAGCGTTTCGGGAGCGACGAGACGACCGCGACTGA
- a CDS encoding universal stress protein, protein MYNSRPPVVVGIDGSDTAIHAAQWAVAEAVSRSAPLRLLYVTKATHPSAEDYYDDIQRAEEALRNAQKAIEATGQPVEIQTATVSGVPGVSLVEEALDAEMLCVGSVGINRFARDVLGSTATYVATEAHCPVAIIRPQDDAHPESPDWIVVAATGDPGDESVIERAMEEAKLRRAPVLMLGGTTELDVIVEQWKGRYPDVHVYPVADGADIGRFLKTHDEWIQLVVVGAIDADELARILGPPGHSRFHRTAASVLIARKRKAD, encoded by the coding sequence ATGTACAACTCGCGCCCGCCGGTGGTGGTGGGTATCGACGGGTCTGACACGGCAATTCACGCGGCACAGTGGGCTGTCGCTGAAGCGGTCAGTCGTTCTGCGCCGCTGCGCCTGCTGTATGTCACCAAAGCGACTCACCCCTCTGCCGAGGACTATTACGACGATATTCAGCGTGCCGAGGAAGCGCTTCGCAACGCACAGAAAGCGATCGAGGCGACCGGCCAACCCGTCGAGATCCAGACCGCGACCGTTTCCGGTGTCCCCGGGGTTTCCCTCGTCGAAGAGGCACTCGATGCCGAGATGCTGTGTGTCGGATCGGTCGGGATCAACCGCTTCGCCCGCGACGTCCTCGGCTCGACCGCCACCTACGTCGCCACCGAGGCACACTGCCCGGTGGCGATCATCCGGCCGCAGGACGACGCGCACCCCGAGTCGCCCGACTGGATCGTGGTCGCGGCCACTGGCGACCCGGGTGACGAGTCGGTGATCGAGCGAGCCATGGAGGAAGCGAAGCTGCGCCGGGCACCCGTGCTGATGTTGGGCGGCACAACCGAATTGGACGTCATCGTCGAACAATGGAAGGGCCGCTACCCCGACGTTCACGTCTATCCCGTCGCGGATGGCGCCGATATCGGCCGATTCCTGAAGACCCACGACGAGTGGATTCAGTTGGTGGTCGTCGGCGCGATCGATGCTGACGAACTGGCGCGCATCCTCGGGCCGCCTGGGCATTCCAGATTCCACCGGACCGCAGCGTCCGTGCTCATCGCGCGAAAAAGGAAGGCCGACTAG